In Kryptolebias marmoratus isolate JLee-2015 linkage group LG4, ASM164957v2, whole genome shotgun sequence, the following proteins share a genomic window:
- the dgkab gene encoding diacylglycerol kinase, alpha b — MASSDDPKGSLTPVDFIQLQQYMEESSLRVKDVMKEFYPGGRLAKHTHGECLDNEGFCVFLKTYLEVNNFPEDFCQRLFCYFQHTEQDESTRSPLPKGGWVFLQDVSCYFSVLEEGQPREKLEFTFKLYDKDGNGLLDSSEVDRIITQMMRAADYLGWDVTELRPVLKDMMTAIDVDDSGTVTLEEWVKGGMNNIPLLVLLGLKMTEKDGQHIWRLKHFNKPTYCSVCDGMLLGLGKQGLCCNCCKSTVHSQCANKNSAYCSPTFVKSKQETGKAAHFWVKSDCNASKCQVCFKKIKALGGRRCVWCQELRHEECVKPGLPKCDCGLLRDHILPPWAIYTVPREEDTNLLNVTPDGQILQIVPVPDTNPLLVFVNPKSGGKQGERVLRKFQGLLNPRQVYNLSNGGPAPGLHLFRNLRQFRILVCGGDGTVGWLLEAIDKADLQVRPPVAVLPLGTGNDMARCLRWGGGYEGSDLTEILKAIEMSEVVPLDRWSIQVIPNDPQEAGDPVPYEIMNNYFSIGVDASIAHRFHSMREKHPQKFNSRMKNKLRYLEFATSESISASCKKLKECLVTECCGKQLDLNNVSLEGIAVLNIPSMHGGSNLWGESKKSDGVSEAGHHHFITDPEVLRTVPQDVSDKRFEVVGLEGVLEMGQIYTRLKNAGHRLAQTSQITIRTTKALPMQIDGEPWMQPPCTIHITHKNQANMLCAPTTKASGFFHLK; from the exons aaagcAGTTTAAGGGTCAAAGATGTGATGAAGGAGTTTTATCCAGGAGGTCGTCTGGCCAAGCACACTCATGGAGAG TGCCTCGATAATGAGGGCTTCTGTGTCTTCCTGAAGACCTACCTAGAGGTCAACAACTTCCCCGAAGATTTCTGCCAACGCcttttttgctattttcagcACACAGAGCAGGATGAGTCCACAAGAAGCCCTCTGCCCAAAGGAG GCTGGGTGTTTCTCCAGGACGTATCCTGTTACTTCTCAGTGCTGGAGGAAGGACAGCCGCGCGAGAAGCTCGAAT TTACCTTCAAGCTCTACGACAAAGATGGAAATGGACTCCTGGACAGTTCT gaagtggatCGTATAATCACCCAGATGATGCGAGCCGCCGATTACTTGGGCTGGGACGTGACTGAACTCAGACCA GTCCTGAAAGACATGATGACTGCAATAGATGTGGACGACAGCGGCACTGTCACTCTGGAGGAGTGGGTGAAAGGAGGCATGAACAATATTCCCTTACTTGTGCTGCTTGGACTGAAG ATGACTGAGAAGGACGGGCAGCACATCTGGAGGCTGAAGCATTTCAACAAGCCAACCTACTGCAGTGTGTGTGATGGCATGCTGCTCGGCCTCGGGAAGCAGGGACTCTGCTGCAACT GTTGCAAGAGCACCGTCCACAGCCAGTGTGCCAACAAGAACTCTGCCTACTGCTCTCCCACCTTTGTCAAATCCAAACAGGAAACTGGT AAAGCCGCTCATTTCTGGGTGAAATCCGACTGTAACGCCAGCAAGTGTCAGGTCTGCTTCAAGAAGATCAAAGCTTTAGGAGGGAGGCGTTGTGTGTGGTGCCAGGAACTG cgTCATGAAGAGTGTGTTAAGCCTGGATTACCCAAATGTGACTGTGGGCTTCTGAGGGACCATATTTTGCCTCCATGGGCCATCTATACTGTCCCAAGG GAGGAGGACACCAACCTGTTGAATGTCACTCCTGATGGTCAAATCCTGCAG attGTCCCTGTTCCAGACACCAATCCTTTGCTGGTGTTTGTAAATCCTAAAAGTGGGGGGAAGCAGGGTGAACG ggtGCTCAGGAAGTTTCAGGGTCTGCTGAATCCACGTCAGGTGTACAATTTGTCCAACGGAGGTCCTGCTCCAGG ACTCCATTTGTTTAGAAATCTGCGCCAGTTCAGGATTTTGGTGTGCGGGGGAGACGGCACAGTCGGGTGGCTCCTGGAGGCCATAG ACAAAGCAGATCTCCAGGTACGCCCTCCAGTTGCTGTGCTGCCCCTGGGCACCGGGAACGACATGGCCCGCTGTCTACGCTGGGGAGGAG GATACGAGGGGTCGGATTTGACAGAAATCCTGAAGGCGATAGAAATGAGTGAGGTGGTCCCTCTGGATCGCTGGAGCATCCAGGTGATCCCAAACGACCCGCAGGAGGCAGGAGACCCTGTACCTTATGAAATCATGAACAACTACTTCTCTATTGGAGTG GATGCTTCTATTGCTCATCGTTTTCACTCCATGAGAGAGAAACATCCCCAGAAGTTCAACAGCAG GATGAAGAACAAACTCAGGTATTTAGAGTTTGCAACTTCGGAGTCCATCTCCGCCTCCTGCAAGAAGCTGAAAGAGTGTCTCGTTACTGAG TGCTGTGGGAAACAACTCGACTTGAACAACGTGTCTTTAGAGGGCATAGCTGTCCTCAACATTCCCAGCATGCACGGAGGCTCCAACCTCTGGGGAGAATCCAAGAAGTCTGACGGTGTGTCAGAGGCGGGGcatcatcacttcatcactGACCCCGAAGTTCTCAGAACTGTCCCACAAG ATGTAAGCGATAAGCGTTTTGAGGTGGTGGGCCTGGAAGGAGTGTTAGAGATGGGCCAGATCTACACCAGGCTGAAGAACGCCGGGCACAGACTGGCACAGACGTCCCAAATTACCATCAG